Proteins encoded within one genomic window of Humulus lupulus chromosome 1, drHumLupu1.1, whole genome shotgun sequence:
- the LOC133828376 gene encoding uncharacterized mitochondrial protein AtMg00820-like: MVSEPDVDSQPVEVPSVPTTTQDAYEIVDAAPPPVTFKEFSSSYKEAILDPLWQQAMAEELSALYKTGTWDIVPLPVGKRAIGSRWIYKIKTKSDGSVERYKARLVTKGFDKEYGMDYEENFAPVSKHTTIRTLIVVASA; the protein is encoded by the exons cag ATGTCGATTCTCAGCCTGTCGAAGTCCCTTCTGTCCCTACTACTACCCAAGATGCTTATGAGATTGTGGATGCTGCTCCTCCTCCCGTTACCTTCAAAGAATTC TCCTCTTCCTATAAAGAGGCTATTCTTGACCCTCTTTGGCAGCAGGCAATGGCTGAAGAACTCTCTGCGTTGTACAAGACAGGTACTTGGGATATTGTTCCTCTTCCTGTGGGGAAGCGTGCTATTGGTTCCCGTTGGATTTACAAGATCAAGACTAAGTCTGATGGGTCAGTAGAGCGGTACAAAGCTCGTTTGGTTACTAAAGGCTTTGATAAGGAGTATGGGATGGATTATGAGGAAAATTTCGCTCCAGTTTCCAAACATACCACTATTCGTACTCTCATTGTTGTTGCGTCTGCTTGA